The segment TAATTAAACAATTGCAAAAAGAGGGTCACAAAGTCGCCATGGTTGGTGACGGCATAAACGATGCACCAGCACTGGCCACTGCAGACTTAGGGATTGCAATGGGTGGTGCAGGGACAGATACAGCAATGGAGACGGCTGATATTGTTTTAATGGCAGATAATCTGGAAAAATTGCCACATACCGTTAAACTAAGTAGAAAAGCATTAGCGATTATTAAACAAAATATCTGGTTTTCATTAATTGTAAAATTCATAGCATTAGTTCTTATATTTCCGGGGTGGCTTACACTTTGGATGGCTGTGTTAAGTGATACAGGTGCTGCTGTTATTGTAATATTAAATGCTCTCCGTCTTCTAAAAGTAAAAGGATAATTAGAAAAGGCTGTTCATTTTTTGATTGAACAGCCTTTTCATTTAAAAAATAAAATTTTTATTTCTATAAATGGGGTAATACCAACAAAACGCGGAAAACATACGCTAAGGATCATATCAAAAG is part of the Microbulbifer pacificus genome and harbors:
- a CDS encoding HAD-IC family P-type ATPase, with amino-acid sequence YYAGNLKLFEEINLPLDNVKDKVDEIQSQGKTVVIIGTQQEIMGIISVSDTIRTTTIEALNGLNQVGVNQLVMLTGDNEGTAKMISNETNVNRYFADLLPEDKVDVIKQLQKEGHKVAMVGDGINDAPALATADLGIAMGGAGTDTAMETADIVLMADNLEKLPHTVKLSRKALAIIKQNIWFSLIVKFIALVLIFPGWLTLWMAVLSDTGAAVIVILNALRLLKVKG